The Rosa rugosa chromosome 3, drRosRugo1.1, whole genome shotgun sequence sequence ggatgatttatataaataaatcataagcctgtgagtatatattgagtaagaagttgtttattattgagtagtcatgatgagatgtgagttgattgatgcttgaagtgatgttgtacacttcaattcttatgcaaaacaaaattaaaatgtgcttgagttgattgtgttactttaaatcgtgcaatcctttcatttactcatacgagctttgcaaaaagcttaccgggtttgtattgttgcaatcccggtacactattcaaacggtgtagcgggtaatcctgcaggtcaggagaatcaggacggtgatcgtgcgggttagagaatttgttttagttttacagcaattgtaattgtgaggtgagttatgctcatttgagccttacaatataatttggtgagagtgtgctgtaataaacaaatttgagatttggtttatgtaatatcgagcgatgtgaggtgtggttgttttgagaaaaaaattcaggttgtatttatgtgagttgtattaattcatgtttcggatttttaattgtatttaaaattcggggcgtgacagtttggtatcagagcgtaaggtacatatttggtgataatcagtactccccgagtgatggcccgtctgcagcggatccccatcgtatactcttcggtactggtataatcattgggtatgtcttagtatggggtctagacagcgtgtatgtcagtaggacggtagagttgtcttctaagttcgtattagaataagtttagtttccgcaggttgtaatctttgaggaatggaaacctccggatttaactctgatgagtcagtgaggattgtttatggaaatgagtttccttttgtatgtagaagtgtttggttgaaggcatggtgtggacctatgctcgtatctgatgtggatacgagtattaattgatagtaattttgccttcttaagttggacatacagatgcatctgaatagattctagactcatgtggagttgtgagtagtgttgcggttagggaagaaattattgtggttaattcttccatgtgcttgtaagttgttgagcagagtttgaggtgcgagaacggagtttgatctcgtgtttgagtgattgagacgaacgactatatatttgagttctctccgagtacctaaaatcttaagggctatttgaagtgggactagtggtagttttagtatttctaaatttaaatcgagatccgaggaacatgttttgtatacgtggttgatgttgcgagcatcattttgattgatattttgcgtttcacaaagacaactggattggaaattctccgtttggacaccttggtctgttgacctgactatgacttgtggacatagttttatttaagtgaaggaaattgattttgtgaactagttttcttaagttttggatcgtagtatggagttggactgaagtgaatttgaggttgtttgtgttttaagtttaagtaggcgggacacttaaagttttgaaatggagtttgatcttggtcggtaaataatggggagatttagagtcaactctctgtaaatgttattagatgagggtgtgtttctgtggtgatggattttaggagaaatggttaagtgcaattttgggtattgattgtagtgacattgttgggtatccatagtggttcaagtgaattactatgcgatatggagtttgattcggtttctaaatcgtaaattcatagggtatgaattgtggtaagtttaatggagcaattaatagaggaaatggttgagattttataagatttgtaagagtaactctaaagacgtgggtttttcctagctaactcaggatgtgtttagctttataaatccctaatcctatcgatgaaattgtttgtgtttggtttgactcagaggatactagctagacctcgatgcgacttaattgattgttggattctttttgagtgattgtttttattgcatcattatgaaagatgtgtgcagtagagttgtttatggttttgaaaatagtattgggtgaccaaggttcgatccttggtgttgttgttggttaaacaaaaagaaaagagaacatgcacaccatcttattgatttaatattacaaaaaggaaattggaactacgctatactaagcctaatcagtagctccggatgggttgaggctgagctcaagagaaactggagatccacggttgtaaccgcctgcgccaccgaaatagtaatcatatgcgctaccttcctcggaagtagtcttcgggttaccatagacgtcctcgccgtgcacggggaacagaggaagagtttcaaactcctggcgaactcctcctcgttgttccatggaagattgtcctcctgttgtgccaaaagagttgtactggtattagtattgaagggtgaggaagattatgaaacaaaatttaagtaaataaatccttcattaccagtagaagcagtggaaccaaaattgagatcaatggatccaccagcaccagtagaactagtggacccaaaattgatgtcaatggatccaccagctggcccaaaattgatgtcgatggatccaccagcaccagtagaaccagtggacccaaaattgagatcaatggatccaccagtaccaggagaactagttcccatgggcacttgagcagcctgattgcacctcttcatctgcttctctcgagccctgacattctggaaccaaaaataaatgttcttgccctcaacctgtccatactgttgcagctggagacagatctcgtgaatctgctctgtagttggggtcttaactcccttgtcgtagtaaagatccctgaggatccttatttgatctggagtaggaacccacctggcacggcttcgccagaaatctgtgttggcactactcccggctgcttggttgtttcctccatcctcgatttgttgctgggtttgtagctccatcagttgcagagttcgtggttccatggtgatgggttgaggggatgtgaagatcgaagagtaaagttgtcgggtgtttgaaggagttgttgttaaagggattaaggatgatgatggtgggttggagatctgaaagttcagagaaaagaagagattgaatctaccagatggaagagaagatcgggaggagaaggattgaaattgatgaagaaaggatttgagtttcgagaggaaggctgaagagtttgagagagaatggctggggaaaatttcttttctttggtgtgaacagtttttctccagaatgcacctatttatagagcgaggtgagcagatctccaccgttggatggacgattcctgtgattcattctacgcgttggattaaagtcgccccgaaacccggaaaagctgttggcgcgtgttgagcgtgtaaggggacaggccgaacctcgagacgctgtggcagacagctttagcagaaagtgatttgctttccgtaaatcacggaagagacgtgtcgtggcacgtggagtgtaccgacagtttgttgttattctatcgcttatgatagaataaatgaaagaagttgcatggatagtaacgagagcagctggtgctctagtggttgaagagcaaggctcttgtacaagaggtcagaggttcgaaccttgcctctcgtttatttttattatgttcgcttacgacataataagtataacatttgtacacattatattaagcacagcttgtgctccagtggttgggggacaaaggtttcgtgcggcaggttgaggtttcgaaccttgtcttccccgttattttatttatgtcacttatgacataataaatataacacgtgagcatatattaatgaaggcagctcttgcttcagtggttgggagcaaaaccttcgtgttcgaggtcgggagttcgaaccttacctcttacaaatatttttggatctcgtatatgcttgatatacggacgtatatacggtatgtacggtatacataagtatatacggtctgtacggtatgcataagtatatacagttgtatggtatgcatacgtatatacggtctgtacggtatgtatacgtatatacggtatgtacaatttcataccgtagccgagctaaaaagttgtgggccgattggtaggcccaaatagtaagcccaattgttcggccgatttgtaggccc is a genomic window containing:
- the LOC133738139 gene encoding protein WUSCHEL-like, which encodes MEPRTLQLMELQTQQQIEDGGNNQAAGSSANTDFWRSRARWVPTPDQIRILRDLYYDKGVKTPTTEQIHEICLQLQQYGQVEGKNIYFWFQNVRAREKQMKRCNQAAQVPMGTSSPGTGGSIDLNFGSTGSTGAGGSIDINFGPAGGSIDINFGSTSSTGAGGSIDLNFGSTASTGGQSSMEQRGGVRQEFETLPLFPVHGEDVYGNPKTTSEEGSAYDYYFGGAGGYNRGSPVSLELSLNPSGATD